In the Parasteatoda tepidariorum isolate YZ-2023 chromosome 3, CAS_Ptep_4.0, whole genome shotgun sequence genome, one interval contains:
- the LOC107447435 gene encoding trypsin-3 isoform X1: MAFSLVVAALAALVVVSQSKSINDIVSFDRFLTDPDEELSPRVIGGRDALEKEFPWMVALHYQGKFVCSSFLVTPKVVMTAAHCVVFGRDVEDPKKYNGYIGTINRDGPDSELLFDEIIAHKEYGSGTEYDIALMKVRTPATLSDNIQTVCLPTKDALFEDMTAQVIGWGVSEKGGRESAKTLQTATENIPTNSLCSFTYAILGIPVTRRHVCAGGERDKGICFGDSGGPLVALNETKPVAIGVASFGSFLGCAAPRVPAVYTSTASYTDWIMENMGSDADDLCFVNRTSGSTRRWWG, from the exons ATGGCTTTCAGTCTAGTAGTAGCAGCTCTAGCAGCTCTTGTAGTTGTATCCCAATCTAAAAGTATAAAT gacaTTGTGTCATTTGATCGCTTCCTGACAG atccTGATGAAGAATTATCTCCTCGAGTTATAGGTGGTAGGGATGCTTTAGAGAAGGAATTTCCATGGATG gTAGCACTTCATTATCAGGGTAAATTTGTTTGCAGTTCATTTTTGGTTACTCCAAAAGTAGTGATGACTGCAGCCCATTGTGTCGTTtt tgGTCGAGATGTTGAAGATCCTAAAAAATACAATGGATACATTGGAACAATTAATCGAGACGGACCCGATTCAGAGCTTTTATTCGACGAAATTATCGCTCATAAGGAATATGGATCAGGCACTGAATATGACATTGCTTTGATGAAGGTGAGAACTCCAGCTACTCTTTCCGATAACATCCAGACTGTCTGCTTACCCACCAAAGATGCTTTATTTGAAGACATGACAGCCCAGGTTATCGGATGGGGAGTCTCTGAAAAGG gAGGACGAGAATCAGCCAAGACTTTGCAAACTGCTACTGAAAACATCCCAACTAATTCCTTGTGCTCTTTTACTTATGCTATTTTGGGTATTCCTGTTACCAGAAGACATGTCTGTGCTGGCGGAGAACGAGACAAGGGCATTTGCTTC GGTGACTCTGGTGGCCCTCTCGTGGCATTGAATGAAACCAAACCAGTGGCTATTGGAGTTGCATCTTTTGGTTCCTTTTTGGGTTGTGCAGCACCTCGAGTACCTGCTGTGTATACTTCAACTGCATCATACACCGACTGGATTATGGAAAATATGGGATCTGATGCAGACGACCTCTGCTTTGTGAACAGAACTTCCGGAAGCACAAGACGATGGTGGGGCTAG
- the LOC107447435 gene encoding chymotrypsin-C isoform X2: MAFSLVVAALAALVVVSQSKSINDIVSFDRFLTDPDEELSPRVIGGRDALEKEFPWMVALHYQGKFVCSSFLVTPKVVMTAAHCVVFGRDVEDPKKYNGYIGTINRDGPDSELLFDEIIAHKEYGSGTEYDIALMKVRTPATLSDNIQTVCLPTKDALFEDMTAQVIGWGVSEKGGRESAKTLQTATENIPTNSLCSFTYAILGIPVTRRHVCAGGERDKGICFGDSGGPLVALNETKPVAIGVASFVSRRGCAQPFIPAVYTRVASYMDWITEKMGEDAKDLCIIPKTSQSRRRG, encoded by the exons ATGGCTTTCAGTCTAGTAGTAGCAGCTCTAGCAGCTCTTGTAGTTGTATCCCAATCTAAAAGTATAAAT gacaTTGTGTCATTTGATCGCTTCCTGACAG atccTGATGAAGAATTATCTCCTCGAGTTATAGGTGGTAGGGATGCTTTAGAGAAGGAATTTCCATGGATG gTAGCACTTCATTATCAGGGTAAATTTGTTTGCAGTTCATTTTTGGTTACTCCAAAAGTAGTGATGACTGCAGCCCATTGTGTCGTTtt tgGTCGAGATGTTGAAGATCCTAAAAAATACAATGGATACATTGGAACAATTAATCGAGACGGACCCGATTCAGAGCTTTTATTCGACGAAATTATCGCTCATAAGGAATATGGATCAGGCACTGAATATGACATTGCTTTGATGAAGGTGAGAACTCCAGCTACTCTTTCCGATAACATCCAGACTGTCTGCTTACCCACCAAAGATGCTTTATTTGAAGACATGACAGCCCAGGTTATCGGATGGGGAGTCTCTGAAAAGG gAGGACGAGAATCAGCCAAGACTTTGCAAACTGCTACTGAAAACATCCCAACTAATTCCTTGTGCTCTTTTACTTATGCTATTTTGGGTATTCCTGTTACCAGAAGACATGTCTGTGCTGGCGGAGAACGAGACAAGGGCATTTGCTTC GGTGATTCTGGAGGCCCCCTTGTTGCTCTGAATGAGACTAAACCCGTTGCAATTGGTGTAGCATCTTTTGTATCTAGAAGGGGTTGTGCTCAACCATTCATTCCTGCAGTATATACTCGTGTTGCTTCTTATATGGATTGGATCACAGAGAAAATGGGAGAGGATGCTAAGGATCTTTGCATCATCCCCAAAACATCTCAATCAAGAAGACGAGGATGA